The following coding sequences lie in one Kribbella sp. NBC_00709 genomic window:
- a CDS encoding alpha/beta fold hydrolase codes for MTILEVPGAALHYQLAGAGPLLLISQSGEGDADRTIDLAGHLTDEYTVLTYDRRGLSRSRLDHAADGATIADHADDVHRLLAHLTDEPVAMLGCSLGAVIGLHVAADHPGQLHTLVAHEPIAPWLLPEPKPKLHRDELAELRDRYLADGLQATIPQIVRSLGIDPANGEPHRTDFPMDANRIANFDYFIRHDFVAAADDLEADLTTVSARIVPAAGTTTPRTVFDYQCAEALAVLLDQKLELFPGGHNGNLSHPKAYAERLREVLSR; via the coding sequence ATGACTATCCTCGAGGTTCCCGGCGCAGCTCTGCACTACCAATTGGCCGGTGCCGGGCCGCTGCTGCTGATCTCGCAGAGCGGCGAAGGCGACGCCGACCGAACCATCGATCTGGCCGGCCACCTCACCGACGAGTACACCGTGCTCACCTACGACCGCCGCGGGCTGTCCCGCAGCCGACTCGATCACGCGGCCGACGGCGCCACGATCGCGGACCACGCGGACGACGTACACCGTCTGCTCGCGCACCTCACCGACGAACCTGTGGCGATGCTCGGCTGCAGCCTCGGCGCCGTCATCGGCCTGCATGTCGCTGCCGACCACCCGGGCCAGCTCCACACCCTGGTCGCCCACGAGCCGATTGCGCCATGGCTCCTCCCCGAGCCGAAGCCGAAACTCCACCGCGACGAGCTCGCCGAACTCCGCGATCGCTACCTGGCCGACGGCTTGCAGGCGACCATCCCGCAGATCGTCCGCTCCCTCGGCATCGATCCGGCGAACGGCGAGCCGCATCGCACCGACTTCCCGATGGACGCCAACCGGATCGCGAACTTCGACTACTTCATCCGGCACGACTTCGTCGCCGCCGCGGACGACCTCGAGGCCGACCTGACGACCGTCAGCGCACGGATCGTTCCGGCAGCGGGTACGACGACGCCGCGCACCGTCTTCGACTACCAGTGCGCCGAGGCACTGGCAGTGCTGCTCGACCAGAAGCTAGAGCTGTTCCCGGGCGGTCACAACGGCAACCTGAGCCACCCGAAGGCGTACGCGGAGCGCCTCCGCGAGGTCCTCAGTCGTTGA
- a CDS encoding GNAT family N-acetyltransferase → MLTIGPLTSTDRDAWQVLFAGYNEFYGRTMPDEFFDQAWTRFQQDAEVHALGARLDGQLVGITHFLTHASTTAPDSCYLQDLFTAPEARGQGAARALIAAVTDWAREQGCGRVYWSTQESNATARRLYDQVAENRGFILYTIPL, encoded by the coding sequence ATGCTCACCATCGGCCCCCTGACCTCTACCGACCGTGACGCCTGGCAGGTCCTCTTCGCCGGCTACAACGAGTTCTACGGACGGACCATGCCGGACGAGTTCTTCGATCAGGCGTGGACCAGATTCCAGCAGGATGCCGAGGTCCATGCGCTCGGTGCGCGGCTGGACGGGCAGTTGGTCGGGATCACGCACTTCCTCACGCATGCCAGCACGACGGCGCCGGACTCCTGCTACCTGCAGGACCTGTTCACCGCTCCGGAGGCGCGCGGACAAGGCGCGGCGCGGGCGCTGATCGCGGCAGTCACCGACTGGGCCCGCGAGCAAGGCTGCGGCCGGGTCTACTGGTCCACCCAGGAGAGCAACGCGACCGCACGCCGCCTCTACGACCAGGTCGCCGAGAACCGCGGCTTCATCCTCTACACGATCCCGCTGTAG
- a CDS encoding helix-turn-helix transcriptional regulator, translating to MRADRLVAVLLLMQARGRVTAAEVADELEISVATARRDLEALSTAGIPVYPQPGRNGGWQLVGGARTDLSGLTATEAQALFLLVGPAASIAPDAKAALRKLVGALPDTFRANAQAAAEAVVIDPARWGAHPKERPELVRRLQDAVVRRNRVRLVYSGRGRETAERTVDPLGLVDKDDVWYLIAWTDRGQRTFRVDRVVSAETTDESFERPDGFELSTAWAEIVERMEERRSGLTATVLMDERHVWVMQDRLGRNCEVDGADGGRVRLRITAPTPLMIAQELAGWGGSIEVVDPSSVKAELARLGRELTDRYSGIV from the coding sequence GTGCGAGCGGATCGGTTGGTGGCGGTGCTGTTGCTGATGCAGGCCCGCGGCCGGGTGACCGCCGCGGAGGTCGCGGACGAGCTGGAGATCTCGGTCGCGACCGCGCGGCGGGACCTCGAGGCACTGTCGACGGCCGGCATACCGGTTTATCCACAGCCCGGACGGAACGGCGGCTGGCAGCTGGTGGGCGGGGCCAGGACCGACCTGAGCGGGCTGACGGCCACGGAAGCGCAGGCGCTGTTCCTCCTGGTCGGTCCGGCGGCATCGATCGCGCCGGATGCGAAGGCCGCGCTGCGCAAGCTCGTCGGCGCGCTGCCGGACACGTTCCGCGCGAACGCGCAGGCCGCGGCCGAGGCGGTCGTGATCGATCCGGCGCGCTGGGGCGCGCACCCGAAGGAGCGCCCCGAGCTGGTACGCCGCCTGCAGGACGCCGTCGTACGCCGGAACCGGGTGCGACTGGTCTACTCGGGGCGCGGCCGGGAGACGGCGGAGCGGACGGTCGATCCGCTCGGGCTCGTGGACAAGGACGACGTCTGGTACCTGATCGCCTGGACCGATCGGGGCCAGCGCACCTTCCGGGTCGATCGGGTGGTGAGTGCCGAGACGACGGACGAGTCGTTCGAGCGGCCGGACGGGTTCGAGTTGTCGACCGCGTGGGCCGAGATCGTGGAAAGGATGGAGGAGCGGCGGTCGGGGCTGACGGCAACCGTGCTGATGGACGAGCGGCACGTGTGGGTGATGCAGGACCGGCTCGGCCGCAATTGCGAGGTCGACGGGGCGGACGGTGGACGGGTCCGGTTGCGGATCACGGCACCCACTCCCCTGATGATCGCCCAGGAGCTGGCCGGCTGGGGTGGGTCGATCGAAGTGGTCGACCCGTCGTCGGTCAAGGCCGAACTGGCGCGCCTCGGCCGCGAGCTGACCGATCGCTACAGCGGGATCGTGTAG
- a CDS encoding LppU/SCO3897 family protein, protein MRFLKLQGPFCRTCGIASVRDMTSKSLWQGWWGVGSSIINPITMLMNIGPMQKFKRLPEPQPGPGRPMDPGKPLVQRPAMLMLLLPIAVIALIIVANLNSTEAKANVGACVVNNGTSSSPDVKVVDCTSSEAEYKIVGKIDDSTDDSQCDQFEGAQASYVYEQGSTKYTLCLTPVK, encoded by the coding sequence ATGCGGTTCCTGAAGCTGCAGGGCCCGTTCTGCCGGACCTGCGGGATCGCGTCGGTCCGCGACATGACCTCGAAGAGCCTGTGGCAGGGCTGGTGGGGCGTCGGTTCGTCGATCATCAACCCGATCACGATGCTGATGAACATCGGCCCGATGCAGAAGTTCAAGCGCCTCCCGGAGCCGCAGCCGGGCCCGGGCCGGCCGATGGACCCGGGCAAGCCGCTGGTCCAGCGGCCGGCGATGCTGATGCTGCTGCTGCCGATCGCGGTGATCGCCCTGATCATCGTCGCCAACCTCAACTCGACCGAGGCGAAGGCGAACGTCGGCGCGTGCGTGGTGAACAACGGCACCTCGAGCAGCCCGGACGTGAAGGTCGTCGACTGCACGTCGTCGGAGGCCGAGTACAAGATCGTCGGCAAGATCGACGACTCGACCGACGACAGTCAGTGCGACCAGTTCGAGGGCGCCCAGGCGTCGTACGTGTACGAGCAGGGCTCGACCAAGTACACCCTCTGCCTGACACCGGTGAAGTGA
- a CDS encoding Lrp/AsnC family transcriptional regulator, with the protein MTETLDSTDWAILSELQEDARISLTELGRRVSLSASATTERVRRLEAIGVVTGYRAEVDLTKVGYPVLAVVRLKYPGNKHEPLHRLLAERREILECLRTTGDDCYTLKVAAASMPHLEELVNELTDFGSTTTNLVYSQTQRYRGPEKPVTEPA; encoded by the coding sequence ATGACCGAGACTCTCGATTCGACCGACTGGGCCATCCTCAGCGAGCTGCAGGAGGACGCGAGGATCTCGCTGACCGAGCTCGGCCGGCGGGTCAGTCTGAGCGCCTCGGCGACCACCGAGCGGGTGCGCCGCCTGGAGGCGATCGGTGTCGTCACCGGCTACCGCGCGGAGGTCGACCTGACCAAGGTGGGTTACCCGGTGCTGGCCGTCGTACGGCTCAAGTACCCGGGCAACAAGCACGAGCCGCTGCACCGGTTGCTGGCCGAGCGGCGCGAGATCCTCGAGTGCCTCCGGACCACCGGCGACGACTGCTACACGCTGAAGGTCGCGGCGGCGTCGATGCCGCACCTGGAGGAGCTCGTCAACGAGCTGACCGACTTCGGGAGTACGACGACCAACCTGGTCTACTCGCAGACCCAGCGGTACCGAGGACCGGAAAAGCCGGTGACCGAGCCCGCCTGA
- a CDS encoding OsmC family protein, producing MTFERVANSSYEVRNARGGSIRVGSGGADTDFTPVELLLAAIGTCSAIDVDIVVSRRAEPTEFSAVVRGDKVRDAEEGNKMENLAVEFIVHFPEGEDGDKAREALPRAVKMSHDRLCTVSRTVELGTPVTTTVND from the coding sequence GTGACTTTCGAGCGCGTGGCGAACAGCAGCTACGAGGTACGCAACGCGCGCGGGGGCAGCATCCGGGTGGGTTCGGGCGGCGCGGACACCGACTTCACCCCGGTCGAGCTGCTGCTGGCCGCGATCGGCACCTGCTCGGCGATCGACGTCGACATCGTCGTGAGCCGCCGCGCCGAGCCGACCGAGTTCAGCGCGGTCGTCCGCGGGGACAAGGTCCGCGACGCCGAAGAGGGCAACAAGATGGAGAACCTCGCGGTCGAGTTCATCGTGCACTTCCCCGAGGGTGAGGACGGCGACAAGGCGCGTGAGGCGCTGCCGCGGGCGGTGAAGATGTCGCACGACCGGCTCTGCACAGTCAGCCGGACCGTTGAGCTCGGTACCCCGGTCACCACGACCGTCAACGACTGA
- a CDS encoding SDR family oxidoreductase, whose product MRVVIAGGHGQIALRLTRLLSADGHEVVGLVRNPDHEADIAAAGGQAAVLDLEEADASAVAEVLAGADVAIFAAGAGPGSGNARKDTVDRGAAALFADAAEQAGVRRHLQVGSMGADRAESLTDDATFTIYLKAKWAAEEDLRARDLDWTVLRPGGLTDDPGTGKVYLADKTGNGRITRDDVALVLAGLCDTPASIGRTLELIAGDTPVDEALNSL is encoded by the coding sequence ATGCGAGTCGTGATTGCGGGTGGACACGGACAGATCGCGTTGCGGCTGACCAGGCTGCTGAGCGCTGACGGTCACGAGGTGGTCGGGCTGGTGCGCAACCCGGACCACGAGGCCGACATCGCGGCGGCCGGCGGGCAGGCCGCCGTACTCGACCTCGAGGAGGCCGATGCGAGCGCGGTCGCCGAGGTCCTGGCCGGTGCGGACGTCGCGATCTTCGCGGCCGGCGCCGGGCCGGGCAGTGGGAACGCGCGCAAGGACACCGTCGACCGCGGCGCGGCCGCCCTGTTCGCGGACGCCGCGGAGCAGGCCGGCGTGCGGCGTCACCTCCAGGTCGGCTCGATGGGCGCGGACCGGGCCGAGTCGCTGACCGATGACGCGACCTTCACCATCTACCTCAAGGCCAAGTGGGCGGCCGAGGAGGACCTGCGGGCCCGGGACCTGGACTGGACGGTCCTGCGGCCGGGCGGGCTGACCGACGACCCCGGCACCGGCAAGGTGTATCTGGCCGACAAGACCGGCAACGGCCGGATCACCCGCGACGACGTCGCGCTGGTGCTGGCCGGCCTCTGCGACACCCCGGCCTCGATCGGCCGGACCCTGGAGCTCATCGCCGGCGACACCCCGGTGGACGAGGCACTCAACTCCCTCTGA
- a CDS encoding DinB family protein, translated as MDKESAVELPAAGDEVQTLLGALDRNRRTFAWKCSGLDAAQLQSRLAPSTMTLGGLMKHLALVEDDTFTRRLFDRELGEPWAAVDWDSDPDWEWRTAASDSPEELLALWEAAVRRSRAMVADVMSDGGLDRVGTFVWPDGRSTNLRRLVVDLIEEYARHTGHADLIRESIDGLVGEGAPAN; from the coding sequence ATGGACAAGGAAAGCGCTGTGGAGCTGCCGGCCGCCGGCGACGAGGTGCAGACGTTGCTCGGTGCATTGGACCGCAACCGGCGCACGTTCGCCTGGAAGTGCTCGGGGCTCGATGCGGCCCAACTGCAGAGTCGGCTGGCTCCGTCGACGATGACGTTGGGCGGACTGATGAAGCACCTCGCCCTGGTCGAGGACGACACGTTCACGAGGCGGCTGTTCGATCGCGAGCTCGGTGAGCCGTGGGCCGCGGTCGACTGGGACTCCGATCCTGACTGGGAGTGGCGGACGGCGGCCTCCGACTCCCCCGAGGAGCTGCTGGCGCTCTGGGAAGCCGCGGTACGGCGTTCGCGTGCGATGGTCGCGGACGTGATGAGCGACGGCGGCCTGGACCGGGTCGGGACCTTCGTCTGGCCGGACGGGCGGTCGACGAATCTGCGCCGGCTGGTCGTCGACCTGATCGAGGAGTACGCGCGGCACACCGGCCACGCGGATCTGATCCGCGAGTCCATCGACGGCCTCGTCGGCGAGGGCGCACCGGCAAACTAA
- a CDS encoding alpha/beta fold hydrolase has product MRLNTLAWGSGPRTAVLIHGMLGSATQYHQLGPALAERGYRVIALDLPGHGDSPPAPDATMDLFVDAVVESVDHEPALAIGHSLGAIVLSHSLSQLRPARAVYVDVPLDSSRADPPPAGLRERFTTARAARTESRLRATRPRWSAEDCRVEAEAAAKFDVDTAVALQHSYTAQTVPAPTIPSLVVRAEPSRYVSTERARELEKMGFSVQAVRGAGHCVWYGFLDDFLGALDEWVEA; this is encoded by the coding sequence ATGCGCCTGAACACTCTGGCGTGGGGCTCCGGCCCCCGCACCGCCGTCCTGATCCACGGCATGCTCGGCAGCGCCACGCAGTACCACCAACTCGGTCCTGCGCTCGCGGAGCGCGGCTACCGGGTGATCGCGCTCGACCTACCCGGCCACGGGGACTCTCCACCGGCCCCTGACGCCACGATGGACCTCTTCGTGGACGCCGTAGTCGAGTCCGTCGACCACGAGCCGGCACTCGCCATCGGCCACTCGCTCGGCGCCATCGTTCTGTCCCATTCATTGTCCCAACTGCGTCCGGCCCGGGCGGTGTACGTCGACGTACCCCTCGACAGCTCGCGCGCAGATCCACCACCTGCGGGACTCCGCGAACGCTTCACGACAGCCCGCGCCGCGCGCACGGAGTCCCGCCTGCGCGCGACGCGTCCCCGCTGGTCCGCGGAGGACTGCCGAGTTGAGGCTGAGGCGGCGGCGAAGTTCGACGTCGACACCGCCGTCGCCCTCCAACACTCCTACACCGCGCAGACTGTCCCGGCTCCGACGATTCCGTCGCTCGTGGTCAGAGCCGAGCCGAGCCGGTATGTGTCGACGGAGCGAGCCCGCGAGCTCGAGAAGATGGGGTTCTCGGTTCAGGCTGTCCGTGGCGCCGGGCATTGTGTTTGGTACGGGTTCCTCGACGACTTTCTGGGGGCACTGGACGAGTGGGTGGAAGCATGA
- a CDS encoding helix-turn-helix transcriptional regulator — translation MAYDVSPTARTLMVLELIQNSPGITAEQLGDKLGVSERAARRYVAILREADIPIESVRGPYGGYRVGRGLRLPPLMFSTTEALGLVMAVLEGPRGAADPVENALGKIIRVLPEQIARSTDAIRRVSARGPDPGVRTPEPEITAALVSYSTACRRVRIHYRRHHDEWPMEVDPWAVVVRRGRWYLLCWSHTKDSQRVLRVDKVTKVEPLAEEFTPPDLDPLAAVEEHLAMGWKYPIEVLIDAPRADAACWIPRSMGRLEAIDDTHTRLLASTDEPDWYAAHLTAILAPYRILGSPEIQAASKALGQRLLAASTLADTVD, via the coding sequence ATGGCGTACGACGTGAGCCCGACGGCCCGGACCCTGATGGTCCTCGAGCTGATCCAGAACAGCCCCGGCATCACCGCCGAGCAGCTGGGCGACAAGCTCGGCGTCTCCGAACGAGCCGCCCGCCGGTACGTCGCGATCCTGCGCGAGGCCGACATCCCGATCGAGTCCGTCCGCGGCCCGTACGGCGGCTACCGCGTCGGCCGCGGACTCCGCCTGCCGCCACTCATGTTCAGCACGACCGAGGCGCTCGGTCTGGTGATGGCCGTCCTCGAAGGACCACGCGGCGCCGCCGACCCGGTCGAGAACGCGCTCGGCAAGATCATCCGGGTGCTGCCCGAGCAGATCGCCCGGTCGACCGACGCCATCCGGCGAGTCAGCGCCCGCGGTCCGGATCCGGGTGTCCGTACGCCGGAGCCCGAGATCACGGCCGCGCTCGTGTCGTACAGCACGGCCTGCCGCCGGGTCCGGATCCACTACCGCCGCCACCACGACGAGTGGCCGATGGAGGTCGATCCGTGGGCGGTCGTCGTACGGCGCGGCCGGTGGTACCTGCTGTGCTGGTCGCACACCAAGGACTCCCAACGGGTGCTCCGCGTCGACAAGGTCACGAAGGTCGAGCCGCTCGCCGAGGAATTCACGCCTCCCGACCTCGATCCACTGGCCGCGGTCGAGGAGCATCTGGCGATGGGGTGGAAGTACCCGATCGAGGTGCTGATCGACGCGCCGCGGGCGGACGCCGCATGCTGGATCCCACGCAGCATGGGCCGCCTCGAAGCCATCGACGACACGCACACCCGCCTCCTCGCCAGCACCGACGAACCCGATTGGTACGCCGCCCACCTGACCGCGATCCTCGCGCCGTACCGCATCCTCGGCAGCCCCGAGATCCAAGCCGCCTCCAAGGCCCTGGGACAACGCCTACTCGCAGCCAGCACGCTCGCCGACACCGTCGACTGA
- a CDS encoding SDR family oxidoreductase — translation MRLLVTGATGLLGRELLRVAEKQAIEHEVVPAYHSQRVPGGVQLDVRRRDQVRDVIRSVRPDAIIHTAYKQDDWATTAIGAVNVALAADAARLVFVSSDAVFGPRKTAYDERERPGPVTPYGAAKAAAETAIHAITPGAVIARTSIIVGSDGQSEEEQRVRRLAAGEPGAFYTGNIRCPVHVADLASALLELLTSDVSGIAHVAGPEALSRHELGCLIAVRDGLNPDALPSVPGEPSDIQLDSRRTQSVLKTRVRAASEFLAR, via the coding sequence GTGAGGTTGCTCGTCACTGGGGCCACTGGTCTCCTGGGGCGTGAACTCCTGCGCGTCGCCGAGAAGCAAGCGATTGAGCACGAGGTCGTACCGGCGTACCACTCGCAGCGTGTGCCGGGCGGGGTTCAGCTCGATGTACGGCGGCGGGACCAGGTGCGGGACGTGATCCGCAGCGTGCGGCCGGACGCCATCATCCACACCGCCTACAAGCAGGACGACTGGGCGACTACCGCGATCGGCGCCGTCAACGTCGCGCTGGCTGCGGATGCCGCGCGGCTGGTGTTCGTCTCGAGCGATGCGGTCTTCGGTCCACGGAAGACGGCGTACGACGAGCGTGAGCGGCCTGGTCCGGTCACGCCGTACGGCGCGGCGAAGGCGGCCGCGGAGACGGCGATCCACGCGATCACCCCGGGGGCCGTCATCGCCCGGACGTCGATCATCGTCGGCTCGGACGGCCAGTCGGAAGAGGAACAACGCGTACGACGGTTGGCGGCCGGCGAGCCTGGTGCGTTCTACACCGGCAACATCCGCTGTCCCGTCCACGTCGCCGACCTGGCGTCGGCGCTGCTCGAGCTGCTCACGTCCGATGTCAGCGGGATCGCACACGTTGCCGGCCCGGAGGCCCTCAGCCGCCACGAACTCGGCTGCCTCATCGCCGTCCGCGACGGTCTGAACCCGGACGCGCTCCCGTCCGTCCCGGGCGAACCGTCGGACATCCAGCTGGACAGCCGCCGTACGCAGTCCGTCCTGAAGACACGTGTTCGAGCGGCCAGCGAGTTCCTAGCCCGCTGA
- a CDS encoding LLM class flavin-dependent oxidoreductase, with translation MELGVNVPNFGPGTNPRRLRDWARVVEGLGYDLLMVSDHVVITPDVAEQYPAPFYEPFTTLSWLAGITEQVRLGTTVLIAPYRHPLLVARMAANLDQLSGGRLVLGVGVGWARQEFEALGARFEDRGRETDRLLAELRRAWSDAADYGGGTIPIWVGGASPAALRRTVRFGTAWHPLRQRLDQLRSGLDQLRTIAASLDQPVPGFAPRILLRLTDKPLPDDDRVAGEGTVEQVVEDLGVLRQLGAQSVVLDPFVGDPAETERPETAWQALATIRDSWRRSDT, from the coding sequence GTGGAACTTGGAGTGAATGTGCCGAACTTCGGGCCCGGGACGAATCCCAGGCGCTTGCGGGACTGGGCGCGCGTGGTCGAGGGACTCGGGTACGACCTGTTGATGGTGTCCGACCACGTGGTGATCACGCCGGACGTCGCAGAGCAGTATCCGGCGCCGTTCTACGAGCCGTTCACCACGCTGAGCTGGCTGGCCGGGATCACCGAGCAGGTCCGGCTCGGCACCACCGTGCTGATCGCGCCGTACCGGCATCCGTTGCTCGTGGCAAGGATGGCGGCGAACCTCGACCAGCTCAGCGGCGGCCGGCTCGTCCTCGGGGTCGGGGTCGGCTGGGCGCGCCAGGAGTTCGAGGCCCTGGGCGCCCGCTTCGAGGACCGCGGCCGCGAGACGGACCGGTTGCTCGCGGAGCTTCGACGCGCGTGGTCCGACGCCGCCGACTACGGCGGCGGCACGATCCCGATCTGGGTCGGCGGCGCGAGTCCGGCGGCCCTCCGCCGTACCGTACGGTTCGGTACGGCGTGGCATCCGCTGCGCCAACGCCTCGACCAACTGCGCTCGGGGCTGGATCAGCTCCGGACCATCGCGGCGTCGCTCGATCAGCCGGTTCCCGGGTTCGCGCCGCGCATCCTGCTCCGGCTGACGGACAAGCCGCTGCCTGACGACGATCGCGTCGCCGGAGAGGGCACAGTGGAGCAGGTGGTCGAGGATCTCGGCGTACTGCGGCAGCTCGGCGCGCAGAGCGTCGTACTCGATCCTTTCGTCGGCGACCCCGCCGAGACGGAACGGCCGGAGACGGCCTGGCAGGCACTCGCGACTATCAGAGACTCTTGGAGACGAAGTGACACCTGA
- a CDS encoding alpha/beta fold hydrolase: MPYAAAIDGTRIAYQVRGVGQPLVLLAGQSNNHTWWDPIRADFEAQYRTITLDWRGTGDSDKPDEVYSTAGFADDVVAVLDDLGLDSAHVYGTSMGGRVAQWLAINHPERVDALVLGCTSPGAAHGYERSQEIRKALADPARTDRVLLELMYTPEWLALNPGPYYVLGDASMPSYAKGRHLVASNRHDAWDGLPSISAPTLVLHGSDDIFSPAANAELLAGRIPGARAELIAGARHAYFHEFRSVASPAVLAFLSAQHRA, encoded by the coding sequence GTGCCATACGCAGCAGCCATTGACGGGACGCGGATCGCCTACCAGGTTCGGGGCGTCGGGCAACCACTTGTTCTCCTTGCCGGTCAGTCCAACAACCACACGTGGTGGGATCCGATCCGGGCGGATTTCGAAGCGCAGTACCGGACGATCACCCTGGACTGGCGCGGTACGGGCGACAGCGACAAGCCGGACGAGGTGTACAGCACGGCCGGGTTCGCGGACGACGTGGTCGCAGTGCTGGACGACCTCGGGCTGGACAGCGCGCACGTCTACGGGACGTCGATGGGCGGGCGGGTCGCGCAGTGGCTGGCGATCAATCATCCCGAGCGTGTCGACGCGCTCGTCCTGGGCTGTACCTCACCCGGCGCGGCGCACGGGTACGAGCGCAGCCAGGAGATCCGCAAGGCGCTGGCGGATCCGGCGCGGACCGACCGCGTGCTGCTCGAGCTGATGTACACGCCGGAGTGGCTCGCTCTGAATCCCGGCCCGTACTACGTGCTCGGTGACGCGAGCATGCCGTCGTACGCCAAAGGCCGGCATCTGGTTGCCAGCAACAGGCACGACGCGTGGGACGGCCTGCCGAGTATCAGCGCGCCGACACTCGTCCTGCACGGCTCCGACGACATCTTCAGTCCGGCCGCCAACGCGGAACTGCTCGCCGGCCGCATTCCCGGGGCGCGTGCCGAGCTGATCGCGGGCGCTCGGCACGCCTACTTCCACGAGTTCCGGTCGGTCGCGAGCCCGGCGGTCCTAGCCTTCCTGAGCGCGCAGCACCGGGCGTAG
- a CDS encoding DUF1905 domain-containing protein — translation MNDIEFAGEIWYWRGPAPWYFITVPEEECAYFEAESNFVTYGWGMIPVTAEIGGSVWATSMFPKDGRYLLPVKASVRRAEDLDDGDVPTVRLRLRV, via the coding sequence ATGAACGACATCGAGTTCGCGGGTGAGATCTGGTACTGGCGCGGGCCGGCGCCGTGGTATTTCATCACCGTGCCCGAGGAGGAGTGCGCGTACTTCGAGGCCGAGTCGAACTTCGTCACGTACGGGTGGGGGATGATCCCGGTGACCGCCGAGATCGGCGGCAGCGTCTGGGCCACGTCGATGTTCCCCAAGGACGGGCGGTACCTGTTGCCGGTGAAGGCGTCCGTCCGGAGGGCCGAGGATCTCGACGACGGCGACGTGCCGACGGTGCGACTGCGGCTGCGGGTCTGA
- a CDS encoding nucleoside deaminase yields MTPEAEGFLRRAIALAAAAREAGDPPFGSLLVGPDGTVLAEDHNTTLSEGNISFHPELKLAVWAAQHLTPEVAAGTTMYTSCQPCGMCTGALARSGLGRVVYALSGEQLDGLKSTGSFPAVPQEGPALYDEARVPVDGYYV; encoded by the coding sequence GTGACACCTGAGGCAGAAGGATTCCTCCGCCGGGCGATCGCGCTGGCCGCGGCCGCACGCGAGGCAGGCGACCCGCCGTTCGGCTCGCTGCTGGTGGGGCCGGACGGGACCGTCCTGGCCGAGGACCACAACACCACGCTCAGCGAAGGCAACATCAGCTTCCACCCGGAGCTGAAGCTCGCCGTCTGGGCCGCGCAGCACCTGACCCCTGAGGTCGCGGCCGGCACCACCATGTACACCAGCTGCCAGCCGTGCGGGATGTGCACCGGCGCGCTCGCACGCTCCGGCCTCGGCCGGGTCGTCTACGCGCTGTCCGGCGAGCAGCTCGACGGCCTGAAGTCCACCGGCAGCTTCCCCGCCGTACCGCAGGAAGGACCTGCGCTGTACGACGAGGCGCGCGTGCCGGTGGACGGCTACTACGTCTGA
- a CDS encoding MarR family transcriptional regulator: MNGVDLFLLGRALMKIGEDALPEPPGGAAKYAGSARMVLIVASDVAEHPESAVGQIAARTGLPQSQVSTAIARLKEAGSVITTTDPTDRRRALVSQAPGISDRLAQVRAATIEPALAEALGTDDPARVAEVSRALEQLAHALLPNRSAG; encoded by the coding sequence GTGAACGGTGTGGATCTTTTCCTGCTCGGGCGGGCGCTGATGAAGATCGGCGAGGACGCGCTACCGGAGCCGCCGGGCGGCGCCGCGAAGTACGCCGGCAGCGCGCGGATGGTGCTGATCGTCGCCAGCGACGTCGCCGAGCACCCGGAGAGCGCTGTGGGGCAGATCGCCGCCCGGACCGGCCTGCCGCAAAGCCAGGTCTCGACCGCGATCGCCCGGCTGAAGGAGGCCGGGTCGGTCATCACCACCACCGACCCCACCGATCGCCGGCGAGCCCTGGTCAGCCAGGCGCCCGGCATCTCCGACCGGCTGGCCCAGGTCCGCGCAGCCACCATCGAACCCGCACTGGCCGAAGCCCTGGGCACCGACGACCCAGCCCGGGTCGCCGAGGTCTCGCGCGCGCTCGAGCAACTCGCGCACGCCCTCCTGCCCAACCGTTCAGCGGGCTAG